Genomic window (Mycoplasma sp. NEAQ87857):
TCTTAATACAGATGCAACAAATGCAGCTAAACGTCCTAAAACTTGTCCTTCAGCATCGATAACATATCATTTTTTATCAGCTTGCTGAGTGTTAACTATTGTAGTTTGTCTCATTTTTCCTCCTACGTTAATTTAAATGTATTAAAAATTTATAAGGTGTTTATAAATTGCTTTATTATTATAACACACATTTTAAAAAAGCATATTTCTTTTTTTAAGTAAAAAAATATAAAAAAATAGTCATTTAATATAGCAAAATGAAATAAAAAAACACCTATTAAATAACAGATGTTTTCTTAGTTTTTTTTCTTATTACAAACCCAGCACCAAAAACTACTAATGCTAAAGTTGCGAAGAATACTCCTACTATATATCAAGTAGCGTCAGGACTTGAAACTTTATTTTCTTTTGTAAATACGTTTAATGCAGATACTATTACTTTTGAAGTATTTTCTAATTTAACGTTATAAACTTCATTTAATTTATTTTGCTCATAAATTGGTAAGTTTTTAATTTTTAAAAGTTTAAAATAATTAATATTTTGTAATAAACCAACAACATTAAGGTTTTCTTTAATTTCTGGAGCTAATACATAACCTTTAGCTACTTCGTCAAATATTTTTTTGTTTCCATAGGTTATTGAATCTAATAATTTAACTAAAAGTTGTAAATTAATATATGCATATGAATATTTCTCATATGAATTAAACACAGCTTGATTTAATGCTGGATTACTTACACTAAATGAATCATCATATGTTAAATATTGTCCAAATTCATTATTTATTCTCACAAGTAATTCTTCTTTAGCGTTTTCTAAAACGTGATAAAAGTTTTTATCTTTTACATCCATATTTGATAGTTTGCTAACAACTTCATTGTAATGGTATGTATAAATTTTAAATAACATTGCTTTTTTATATTCTTTAGTATCTACTCCATTACTTTGTAAAAAACCTATATATGAATATAGTTGTGCACGATTGCTTTTTAATGCTTCTTGAGTATTAGTTTCTGAATATAAAGTAGTGAATTCATTAATTGTTTTTTCTACGCTTGTTGCTGTATTATTAAAATTATCTTGAATTTTATTTGCGTTTGCATTATTTGTTGAATTTGTTGCAGCAGAAATTGTACTCATTGATCCAAGTGCAATTACTGGTGCTCCTAAGGTAAAGAATCATTTAAGTTTATTTTTGTTCATAGCCATCCTTTGAGAAATAAAATAATATTATTTGCTATTGTAATTATATAATAATTTTATAATATAAACTTTTATTTATAATAGATTACTTTAATTTATTCAAATATTGTTTTAATTCATTACATTTTTCAACTAATTTATCTGTGATTTTACTCTCTCACATAGTATGAGCAGCTGTATCTACAAATTCCAATGTACAATTATTTAAATGTTTACTAAGTAAATAAGCACCAATTGGTCTTGTATCAATATCTTGTCTACCGTGAACTATAAATGTTTTAATATCTTTGATCTTGTTAATATTTTCTAAAATATAATTGTCAGATTTTAAAAACGCTTTATTAACAAAATAATAACACTCTAACAAAGCAATTGCTTTAACTTTATTAATGCTTCTTGGAGTATTTTTTATTTCTTTATGTGGTTTAACACTAATTAAACAATGTTCTCAATTAGCAAATAACCTTAAACCTTCAGCAACTTTAGCTTCATTGGTTTCATTAATAAACAAATCATAATATCTTTCTAAGATATTATTACCTTTATAATTAGCTACATAGTTTTGATATTTTTCAAAAACATCAGGATAAAAATCACTTGCACCTTTGTGATATAAATAATCTATATCCTCTTCTCTAGAAAGAAAAACTCCTCTTAGTATCATTGAGCTAACATTTTTTGGATATTTAATCGCATATAATAAAGCTACAGTGGTTCCCCAAGATCCACCAAATAAAGCTACTTGATCTAAGTTTAAATGTAATCTCAATTTTTCTACATCTTCAACAATATCATTAGTTGTATTATTTACTAATGAAGCAAAAGGTTTGCTTTTACCACAACCACGTTGATCAAATAAAATAATCTTATAAAAATTTGGATCAAAAAATCTTCGACATTTATCATTTACATTTCCTCCAGGTCCTCCATGGAGAAAAATTATAGGATAACCATTAGGGTTTCCTGAAACTTCATAATAAAGTGAATGAATCTCATCGACATTTAAAAAACCTTTTAAATAAGGTTTAAAAGGTTTATATAATTTATTATTTTTCATTTGGTCTTGAAAATACATAATGTCCAGTTTCAGTAACTAAAACATCATCTTCAATTCTTGCTCCGCCTAGACCTTCAATGTAAATTCCAGGTTCTACTGTAATTATCATTCCAGGTTCTAATACTCATTCAGCTACTGAAGAAACATTAGGTAATTCATGCACATCAATTCCAAGTCCATGACCTGTTGAATGTACAAAATATTCTCCATAACCTTTTGAAGCTATATAATCACGACAGATTTTATCAATCTCACTACTTTTAATTCCTGGTCTTACTGCTTTTCTACCTTCATAAGCAGCTTCTTTAACAATATTAAGAATTTCTAACATTTTAGGATCTTTAGCTTTATCTTCTCCGCCTAAAATACTAGTTCTGGTAATATCAGCAGTATATCCTTGATATAAAGCACCAAAATCCACTTTTAATAATTGGCCTTCTTCAAGTTTTTTATCTGTTGGATGATGATGTGGTTCAGCACTTGAAGCTCCTGTAGCTATAATTTCATCAAATCCTTCTTTATCTGCGCCATTAGTTTTTAATAAATAGTTTAATAAAGCTGCAGCTTCTTTTTCAGTCATTCCTGGTTGAACTTTTTGCATAAATTCATCATATGCTTTAAGTGAAATATCAATAACTTCTTGCATTTTTTGAATTTCTTCTTTTGATTTAACAATTCTTAATTCTTGAGCATTTACTCAATGAACCTCTTTAGGATTAACCATTGACATAATTCTATTTTCAACTGATTTAGTTAAATAATTTTTTTCTAAAGCGATTTTTTGATAATTTCTATTTTTAAATCACTCACTCATTGAATTACCTTTAATTAAAACAATATCAACATTTTTAGCGTGCTTTCTAGCATATTCAATATATCTACCATCTACAAATAAGGTTGCTTTATTTTTTTCAATAGCAATAAATCCATCAGTAGTTTGCACATTAGCATATCATAATCTTGTTTGAGGAGCTTCTGAGATTAAAACTTCTACTCCTAATTGATCAAACATTTGATCTAATTTTCTACGATCCATATTTCTCCTTTTTAATTTTGTGTAATTAAATTATATAACTAAAAAAGTAGCATAACGCTACTTTTCTTATACTGATAATTCTTTTAATTTTGCTACAAATTTATCAAAATCAACTTGTTGCTTAATATCAGAATTAATTTGTTTATAAATAACTTTGTTTTCTGGGTCTAGAACAAACATTGCTCTGCCTAATAATTTTCACTCATGCAACAATAAACCTAATTGTTTAGCCATAACTCTATCTTTATGATCTGAATACATTGTAATATTACCTGTTGGATGGTTTGTTACATATTCATTAAGAGCAAAAGGAAGATCTTGTGAAAAACTATAGTAATTAAACATTGGAAATTCTTTAGAAATTTCTGAAAGTCTTAAAATTTGTAAATCACAAACATTAGTATTAATTGATGGGAATGTTGCAATTACAGTGTATTTTCCATTACTTAAAATTTCTGTTTGTTCAATTTCTCCAGCTTTAGTTCCTGAAAGTTCTAAAGTTGTTCCTAATTCAACTTCTTGACCTTCAAAGTGTAATTCTTTGTCAGCAGCGTTAACTTTTCTCATATTGTACCTCTTTGATTTTTTTATTGTAATTACAATAAAATTTTATCAAAAAGTACAAAAAAAGGACAAAAATGTCCTTTAATTATTATTTTTTTTCTTTATGTGAAGTGTGAGCATTACATTTTGAACAGTGTTTTTTAAGTTCTACTTTTTCAGGGTGTGTTTTTTTGTTCTTTTTAGAAATGTAATTTTCCATTTTACACTCTGTACATACTAGTGTGTATCCATCTCTTGGCATATATAAGCTCCTTCTTTAATATATTGTTAACAATTCTTGTATATTATAAACTAAAAAATATTAATCATAAAATTTTTTAGTTTAAGCAAAATCGTTATTTTAGTTTTTTTTATTCAATAACATTGCGATTTCTTCTTTATATGGAGATTTATTTCCAATAAAAGGTGTTTCAAGAATAATAGGTACATTATCAAAATCAGGGTCAAATACAAACTTTTGCAAAGTTTCAAATCCAATAAATCCTCGACCTATATTTTCATGACGATCTTTGTGTGAATTAAGTTCATTTTTTGAATCATTTAAATGAATTACCTTAACATTTTTTAGTAAATCATATTTAATTAAAGTGTTTTTGAATTCTTGATAATTTTTAAGGTTATACCCAGCATCTCATAAATGGCAAGTGTCTAAGCAAATTTGAACTCTATCAGATTTTACTCAATCTAAAACATATTTAATTTGTTCTAAATTACGACAAATTTCAGTTCCTTTTCCTGCCATTGTTTCTAAGCAAATTACTACATCTTCAGTTTCACTGATGATGTATTTTAAGCTATCAACTAATGTATCTAATGCTTCTTGAGCACTATAAGTAGTAAATGCTCCTGGATGAAGAACTAAATATTTATTCCCAATATAATTCATTCTTTGAATTTCTTTAATTAGAAAATCACAAGAATAATTTGCCTTAGTTGGATTTGCAGGATTAATAACATATGGTGCATGGACCACAATATCTTCTTTTGGAATTAAGTGCATATATTCCATTTCATAATCTAGTAATCTATAATTACTTACATCAGTTCTTAAAGTTGTTTGTGGAGCTCCTAGATATATCATCATAGTATTTGCTCCATTTTCAATAGCTTCTTTAGCAGCTCCAAAAAGATAGTTACTATCTTTTTTAAAAGAGTTAAAACTTCCTAATTTAATCATTTTGTTCCTTAATTGTTTTTATTGTCTTTTTTGTTTGATAAAAATTCTTTTACTTTTTTAGTTTCTTTAACTAAAAAAGTTTCATCTTTTGTTTCGTTTGTTTGTTTTTGTTCATTATTTTTTACTTTTGATTGCATTTCACCTAAGAAAGCACTAGCAACAATCCCACTAGGGATAGCAATTACGGCAATACCTAATAAAGCAATAAAGCTTACAATAACTTTACTAATAGGAGCATGAGGTACATAATCACCATATCCAATAGTGGTTAAAGTTATAGTGGTAAAGTAAAATGAATCACCAAAATTTTTAACATAACCATTGCTTAATGCTTGATATTCTGGATTTGATGCATAATCAACTACTGAAGGGTTATTTTTAATTCATTGATCTTGAATTTGTTTTAAATAAGCTTGTTCATTATTTCAAATTAATAATGAAAAAATTAAAATTAACACCAAAATTAAAATTAAAACTGAAGTAAGAATTTTTTTCTGTTTTCCATAAACATTACTTATTGCCTTAAAAGGTGAAAATAATGTTAATACTAAAAATAACCTAACAACTCTAAACATATTTAATGATTGTAAGGTCACTAATACATCTGAAAATGATTTATTGTTAATATGACCAAATGAATTAATAATATGTGCTGAAGCTAAAATGCAAAATAATATAACAAAACCATAAAAACTAAAGATAAATTTAATAGCAGCTTTTATGTTTGACATTTCTTCATTTTTCATATGGTATTTATAAGTGAATAAATGCAATCCATAATCAATAATAAAAATAAAGAATGTTAAAGTTTGTGAAACTTTAATTATTGCATCTAAATAAGGTTTTATTTCTTTTGAAGGTGTAAAAAGTGAAAAGAAAGAAATAAAACATGCAAATGAAATAATTAATGCATAAATTGTTCTAAATAATTTTATTTGTAAACAACGTTTTTTGTCTTTAAAATCAATAACATTGGATGATCAAGTAATAATGCTTAAAGCATTCATAAAATCTTTTTTCTTTTGAAGGAATTTAGTATTCTTAGTCATATTGTTATTATATAAAATAATGTAATTAAATTAAAAAAGTTGCTTAATTGCAACTTTATAAAATATCTAATTTAATAATTTTTCCTTGATTTTTTCCTTCAGCATTATGAATAATTAACATTTTTTCAATTTCTAGACCAATTTTTGCATAGTCTATAAAAATCTTAATTTTGTAATTATTGATTGAATCATAAATTGAAGAATAACCAATATCAGATAACCTTAAACCTCTTGTACCTATAACTGCTAAAGAAATGTATGCTTCATGTGAAGAACAAACAATGTTAGAGAAACCAAATTTTCTTGTATATTTATCAAATTCAATAATGTCTTTTTGTTTCTTTTTAGCTGGAATAGTATATTCTTCATAAATTACTCCAAGCTCATTACATGCTTGAACAAATCCTCTTCAACGATCTTGAATTTGCACTGGACTTAGTTTTAAATCTGATAAGAATAACATTTTGTCATTATCTTTCATTAAACTATGAAATTTCTTAGTCATTAAATAAAACGCTGTTGATTCATCAGGTTTAATTCAGTTTACTCCATTAACTTGATGTCCATATACAACTATTGAAACATCTTCAATTGTTTTAAGAAAATCAAAAAGTTCTTTATCATATTGTGGAATAAATATTACTATTGAAGTTGGTCTTCATGATAGTATGTATCTTACAGTATTAATATATTCTTGAGTTGATACACCTGTGTAGGTTGTATTTACTCTGCGATTGCTTTTTTTGCTTGCTGCAATAATTCCGTTAACAATATGAGTGTAAGCACTATCACCTCAAACAGGCATAATAACAAAGATTGAATTATCTTTACCTCTAATTAATCTTGCTCCATGATTTGGGAAATATTGATATCTTTTTACAACTTCTTCTATTTTTTCTCTTGTTTTCTTAGAAACATAACCCTTATTGTAATATCTACTAATTGTAGAAATAGAAACATTAGCTAGTTCTGATATGTCTTTATATGAAATTTGTTTTTTCATATAATGATTATATACAAATATGGAAACATTTTTCACAAATTTATATGAAAAATAAAAAACTCCCTAAGGAGTTTGAATCATTATGTGAAAGGCGGGATATATCGCAAGCAGTGATACCTTATAGATATCTCATTCTTGTTTATTCAACAAGCATTGATAATATTTTAACACATATTTCTTAAATGTCCAAGCATTTTTTTGAAAATTTGAGCAAAATTTTTGAAAAATATGATTATTAACTTAATGAGTTTAATTTATTCAAATAATAAAAAGGTTTATAAATCCATTCGATTTTATATCTAGTAAAATTGAATTATTAAATGTTATCCAAGGAGGATTAAATGAATAAAGAAAAAGAATTGTTAAAAGAATACTTGGAAAAAGTTGATAACATCGTTCCAAGCGATTTCAATGACGATCAAAAAGAATTAGCTAAATTAATGTTAGAGTTGATTTGTGAAAAAGAACCTAAACAACTTCAAAACGCATATCAATTTATAGTTAATCGTATTAAATTGGGTTTTAGGTTTGATTCAGCTCCCGACATTCCTGAAAAAGATAAAATTATCGTTTTAGAAAAAGATGACAAACGAAGTTTTACATTGAACGAAAACAAAGGTAGAAACCAATTGATTATTGGTGAAAACTATGACGCTCTAAAAGCCCTTATTTTAATAGAAGGAGAGAGAGAGAGAGAGAGAGAGAGAGAGAGAGAGAGCAAGCTAACGCTTGCTACGATATAATTTATATCGATCCTCCTTATAATACAGAACAATCCGCAGAAGAAGGTAATAATCAAAACAGCGATGATAAAGGTAAATTTACTTATAACGATAAATTTTCTCGCACAGGATGATTAAATATGATGAATGAGAGATTATTACTTGCAAAAGAATTATTAAGAGATGATGGTCTCATATTAGTATCCATAGACGACAACGAACAAGCGTACTTAAAGGTTCTTATGGATGAGATATTCGGTGAAAATAACTTTGTTAGTAATATTTCTTGAATTAAAAAACGTGGACCAGGAAGCAATACAAGTCAGGTACAAAAAATTGTGAAAAATTGTGAATATATACTTATTTATTCAAAAGATATTTATAAAGTTAAATTTAATTATAAAGTACACAATAAAGAAAAATTGAAAAAACTTGGTTACATAAATAAAGATGAATATTTTGATGAAAGAGGTTATTATAAAATAACTGATCTTTATCACCCAGCTTCTTCAGGTGCTTTTAAATATTCTGAATCTTTAGACTATCAGATTAAAGCACCTGATGGCACAGAGTTTATGCTGCACAAAAATTTAAACAAACCAAAAAGTGGTTGCTATACCTGATCTAAAGATAGCTTCGACATTGGTAATTCATTAGGCTTTATTTTAATTAAGAAAAATAGTAAAGGATTTTGACAAGCATATAGAAAACAATATCAATTTGTTAAATTTGACCCTAAATCTAAAACAATTGTAAATAAAGCTGCTGGTCAGGAATATGAAAATTACATTGATGAAAACATATACACATCTGAAGGGGGCGAAGATATCAAAAAGATCCTTATGGATAAAAATCAATTCACTTTTCCTAAACCAACATCACTTATTAAATATTTACTAA
Coding sequences:
- a CDS encoding M24 family metallopeptidase: MDRRKLDQMFDQLGVEVLISEAPQTRLWYANVQTTDGFIAIEKNKATLFVDGRYIEYARKHAKNVDIVLIKGNSMSEWFKNRNYQKIALEKNYLTKSVENRIMSMVNPKEVHWVNAQELRIVKSKEEIQKMQEVIDISLKAYDEFMQKVQPGMTEKEAAALLNYLLKTNGADKEGFDEIIATGASSAEPHHHPTDKKLEEGQLLKVDFGALYQGYTADITRTSILGGEDKAKDPKMLEILNIVKEAAYEGRKAVRPGIKSSEIDKICRDYIASKGYGEYFVHSTGHGLGIDVHELPNVSSVAEWVLEPGMIITVEPGIYIEGLGGARIEDDVLVTETGHYVFSRPNEK
- the rpmG gene encoding 50S ribosomal protein L33, translating into MPRDGYTLVCTECKMENYISKKNKKTHPEKVELKKHCSKCNAHTSHKEKK
- a CDS encoding site-specific DNA-methyltransferase, yielding MDPPYNTEQSAEEGNNQNSDDKGKFTYNDKFSRTGWLNMMNERLLLAKELLRDDGLILVSIDDNEQAYLKVLMDEIFGENNFVSNISWIKKRGPGSNTSQVQKIVKNCEYILIYSKDIYKVKFNYKVHNKEKLKKLGYINKDEYFDERGYYKITDLYHPASSGAFKYSESLDYQIKAPDGTEFMLHKNLNKPKSGCYTWSKDSFDIGNSLGFILIKKNSKGFWQAYRKQYQFVKFDPKSKTIVNKAAGQEYENYIDENIYTSEGGEDIKKILMDKNQFTFPKPTSLIKYLLSIRSTKDSRILDFFAGSGTTGHAVEELNNEDCGKRTYTLVTNNENNIGDKTTYERLWVSKIGVTWDCFK
- a CDS encoding redoxin domain-containing protein; amino-acid sequence: MRKVNAADKELHFEGQEVELGTTLELSGTKAGEIEQTEILSNGKYTVIATFPSINTNVCDLQILRLSEISKEFPMFNYYSFSQDLPFALNEYVTNHPTGNITMYSDHKDRVMAKQLGLLLHEWKLLGRAMFVLDPENKVIYKQINSDIKQQVDFDKFVAKLKELSV
- a CDS encoding LacI family DNA-binding transcriptional regulator, with protein sequence MKKQISYKDISELANVSISTISRYYNKGYVSKKTREKIEEVVKRYQYFPNHGARLIRGKDNSIFVIMPVWGDSAYTHIVNGIIAASKKSNRRVNTTYTGVSTQEYINTVRYILSWRPTSIVIFIPQYDKELFDFLKTIEDVSIVVYGHQVNGVNWIKPDESTAFYLMTKKFHSLMKDNDKMLFLSDLKLSPVQIQDRWRGFVQACNELGVIYEEYTIPAKKKQKDIIEFDKYTRKFGFSNIVCSSHEAYISLAVIGTRGLRLSDIGYSSIYDSINNYKIKIFIDYAKIGLEIEKMLIIHNAEGKNQGKIIKLDIL
- a CDS encoding potassium channel family protein, yielding MTKNTKFLQKKKDFMNALSIITWSSNVIDFKDKKRCLQIKLFRTIYALIISFACFISFFSLFTPSKEIKPYLDAIIKVSQTLTFFIFIIDYGLHLFTYKYHMKNEEMSNIKAAIKFIFSFYGFVILFCILASAHIINSFGHINNKSFSDVLVTLQSLNMFRVVRLFLVLTLFSPFKAISNVYGKQKKILTSVLILILVLILIFSLLIWNNEQAYLKQIQDQWIKNNPSVVDYASNPEYQALSNGYVKNFGDSFYFTTITLTTIGYGDYVPHAPISKVIVSFIALLGIAVIAIPSGIVASAFLGEMQSKVKNNEQKQTNETKDETFLVKETKKVKEFLSNKKDNKNN
- a CDS encoding deoxyribonuclease IV; this translates as MIKLGSFNSFKKDSNYLFGAAKEAIENGANTMMIYLGAPQTTLRTDVSNYRLLDYEMEYMHLIPKEDIVVHAPYVINPANPTKANYSCDFLIKEIQRMNYIGNKYLVLHPGAFTTYSAQEALDTLVDSLKYIISETEDVVICLETMAGKGTEICRNLEQIKYVLDWVKSDRVQICLDTCHLWDAGYNLKNYQEFKNTLIKYDLLKNVKVIHLNDSKNELNSHKDRHENIGRGFIGFETLQKFVFDPDFDNVPIILETPFIGNKSPYKEEIAMLLNKKN
- the pip gene encoding prolyl aminopeptidase; this translates as MKNNKLYKPFKPYLKGFLNVDEIHSLYYEVSGNPNGYPIIFLHGGPGGNVNDKCRRFFDPNFYKIILFDQRGCGKSKPFASLVNNTTNDIVEDVEKLRLHLNLDQVALFGGSWGTTVALLYAIKYPKNVSSMILRGVFLSREEDIDYLYHKGASDFYPDVFEKYQNYVANYKGNNILERYYDLFINETNEAKVAEGLRLFANWEHCLISVKPHKEIKNTPRSINKVKAIALLECYYFVNKAFLKSDNYILENINKIKDIKTFIVHGRQDIDTRPIGAYLLSKHLNNCTLEFVDTAAHTMWESKITDKLVEKCNELKQYLNKLK
- a CDS encoding type III restriction endonuclease subunit M, whose protein sequence is MNKEKELLKEYLEKVDNIVPSDFNDDQKELAKLMLELICEKEPKQLQNAYQFIVNRIKLGFRFDSAPDIPEKDKIIVLEKDDKRSFTLNENKGRNQLIIGENYDALKALILIEGERERERERERESKLTLATI